In Nostoc sp. CENA543, a single genomic region encodes these proteins:
- a CDS encoding 3'(2'),5'-bisphosphate nucleotidase CysQ encodes MKDLQEILAIARAVGWGAAEILQSYYHGTATDSNLNIQYQQNEPVTVADVTVSQYILQKLQAALGNADFAYVSEETYKSPLNQHHTHDWVWIIDPLDGTRDFIDKTGDYAVHIALVQAHRPVVSVVVLPEKGKLYYATKGGGTFVETRDGILPINLLASPNTKPIEDLTLVVSRSHRHPTLEYLLHNLPLHHQKAVGSVGCKIATILEQQADIYISLSGKSAPKDWDIAAPELILTEAGGQFTHFNGNLLQYNTGDVNQWGGLLASNTQYHNTLCQAAAEILEQLANTSH; translated from the coding sequence ATGAAGGACTTACAAGAAATACTAGCGATCGCTCGTGCCGTTGGTTGGGGTGCAGCAGAAATATTACAATCCTACTATCACGGCACTGCCACAGACTCTAACCTCAATATCCAATATCAACAAAACGAACCTGTCACCGTTGCAGATGTCACTGTCAGTCAATATATTCTGCAAAAGCTACAAGCTGCTTTAGGTAACGCAGATTTTGCTTACGTTAGTGAAGAAACCTATAAATCTCCACTTAATCAACACCATACACATGATTGGGTATGGATTATTGATCCTCTAGATGGTACCCGTGACTTTATCGACAAAACCGGAGATTATGCAGTTCACATCGCCCTAGTGCAAGCACACAGACCAGTTGTATCTGTGGTAGTTTTACCAGAAAAAGGGAAACTATACTATGCCACTAAAGGCGGCGGTACATTCGTCGAAACCCGCGATGGTATTCTTCCCATTAACCTGCTAGCTAGTCCCAACACCAAGCCTATTGAAGATTTAACCCTCGTTGTGAGTCGTTCTCATCGCCACCCCACCTTAGAATATTTATTGCATAACCTACCCCTACACCATCAAAAAGCTGTGGGTAGTGTCGGCTGTAAAATCGCCACCATTCTAGAACAACAAGCAGACATTTACATTTCTCTGTCTGGGAAATCAGCCCCCAAAGATTGGGACATAGCCGCACCAGAACTGATTTTGACAGAAGCCGGTGGACAGTTTACTCATTTCAATGGAAATCTGCTACAATACAATACTGGCGATGTCAATCAATGGGGTGGATTGCTCGCAAGTAATACCCAGTATCACAATACCCTGTGTCAAGCAGCAGCAGAAATATTAGAGCAGCTAGCAAACACCTCCCATTAG
- a CDS encoding sugar kinase: MTTNALFVGLITLDLIYLAESAPQNNQKLVASDYTVAAGGPATNAAVTFSYLGNQATFLGVLGSHPMTQLIRGDFSKYHVAIADLAPSINTAPPVSSIIVTQSTGERAVISINAVKTPADVASIPPHILNNIDIVLIDGHQMQVGYAIAKMAESLNIPVVIDGGSWKAGFEQVLPLTDYAICSANFHPPNCHSEAEVFAYLQALGIPYIAITHGEQPITYTSHHQFGQITVPAIQPIDTLGAGDIFHGAFCHYILQADFTQALNQAANIAAAACQHFGTRRWMELRSENT; encoded by the coding sequence ATGACTACTAACGCCTTATTTGTAGGTTTAATCACCTTAGACTTAATTTACTTAGCCGAATCTGCTCCTCAAAATAATCAAAAGTTAGTGGCATCTGACTACACTGTAGCAGCAGGTGGCCCAGCTACCAACGCGGCTGTAACTTTTAGTTATTTAGGTAATCAAGCTACATTTTTAGGTGTCTTGGGTTCGCACCCGATGACACAATTAATTCGGGGAGATTTCAGCAAATATCATGTAGCGATCGCTGATCTTGCACCTAGCATTAATACAGCACCACCTGTATCCTCAATTATTGTCACCCAATCTACAGGCGAACGAGCAGTAATTTCTATCAACGCCGTGAAAACTCCGGCTGATGTTGCCTCAATACCACCACATATCCTAAATAATATAGATATTGTCCTCATCGATGGACATCAAATGCAAGTGGGATATGCGATCGCTAAAATGGCTGAATCTCTCAATATCCCCGTAGTTATAGACGGTGGTAGTTGGAAAGCCGGCTTTGAGCAAGTCTTACCATTAACAGATTACGCCATTTGCTCGGCTAACTTTCATCCCCCCAATTGTCACTCCGAAGCAGAGGTTTTCGCCTATCTCCAAGCTTTGGGAATTCCCTACATCGCCATTACCCACGGAGAACAACCAATTACCTACACCAGTCATCATCAATTTGGGCAGATCACTGTACCTGCCATCCAGCCAATTGATACACTAGGGGCTGGAGATATTTTTCACGGTGCTTTTTGCCACTATATTTTACAAGCTGATTTTACTCAGGCTCTCAACCAAGCAGCAAACATTGCAGCCGCAGCTTGTCAACATTTTGGTACGCGTCGCTGGATGGAGTTAAGGAGTGAGAATACATGA
- the rsmI gene encoding 16S rRNA (cytidine(1402)-2'-O)-methyltransferase yields the protein MQTDPKPGTLYIVGTPIGNLEDITLRAVRILQNVDLIAAEDTRHTGKLLQHLQVKTPQTSYHEHNRSSRIPELLEHLQNGKAIALVSDAGMPGISDPGYELVKACVAAKIPVVPIPGASAAITALSAAGLPTDKFVFEGFLPAKSQQRREHLETLQTESRTIIFYESPHRLRDTLQDLAEIWGSDRQIVLARELTKLYEEFWRGSLEEAIAHYQQKEPQGEYTLVVAGNPPSQTLLTETQLKAELEQLIRQGISRSQASRQLTKYTSLNRSQVYQIALGINIKGNEG from the coding sequence ATGCAGACAGATCCCAAACCAGGAACACTATATATAGTTGGTACACCCATCGGTAACTTAGAAGATATTACCTTGCGGGCGGTGCGGATTTTGCAGAATGTGGATTTGATTGCGGCTGAGGATACGCGCCACACGGGGAAACTCTTACAACATTTACAGGTGAAAACACCCCAGACAAGTTACCACGAACATAATCGCAGTAGTCGCATCCCAGAATTATTAGAGCATTTACAAAATGGTAAAGCGATCGCTTTAGTCAGTGATGCGGGTATGCCAGGAATTTCTGATCCTGGGTATGAGTTGGTGAAGGCTTGCGTTGCAGCGAAAATCCCCGTAGTGCCTATTCCTGGAGCGAGTGCAGCGATTACAGCGTTGAGTGCGGCGGGATTACCTACAGATAAGTTTGTGTTTGAGGGGTTTTTACCTGCGAAAAGTCAGCAACGGCGGGAACATTTGGAGACTTTGCAAACAGAATCTCGCACTATAATTTTCTACGAATCGCCGCACCGATTGCGAGATACTTTACAAGACTTAGCAGAGATTTGGGGAAGCGATCGCCAAATTGTACTGGCGAGGGAGTTAACTAAGTTGTATGAAGAATTTTGGCGAGGAAGTCTTGAGGAAGCGATCGCCCATTATCAACAAAAAGAACCCCAAGGGGAATACACTCTAGTAGTAGCAGGAAATCCCCCTAGTCAAACCCTACTGACAGAAACACAACTCAAAGCGGAACTAGAACAATTAATTCGTCAAGGCATATCGCGATCGCAAGCTAGCCGACAATTGACTAAATATACTTCCCTGAATCGCAGTCAAGTTTATCAAATTGCGCTAGGGATTAATATTAAGGGGAATGAGGGATAG